The following are from one region of the Apostichopus japonicus isolate 1M-3 chromosome 17, ASM3797524v1, whole genome shotgun sequence genome:
- the LOC139954750 gene encoding juvenile hormone epoxide hydrolase 2-like: protein MGLKFQILLVGSAILLGLYLTGFFTPAPPSLDPGTGWWAKEDQATAKKDTSIREFKITFSQKDQDDLKRRLQNTRYFESLEGTNWNYGVRADSMKVIVNHWLTNYSWPKQEKVLNQFNHFKTNIEGIDIHFLHVKPKVKPGQKVKQILMVHGWPGSFYEFYKVIPMLTDPTNHGGTEDDVFEVICPSLPGYGFSEEAHKPGMGPIQIARIFNTLMHERLGFDNYYVQGGDWGSTVVEFMSLFFPQYIRGHHNNFLMVTPPWMGLRLLVGHFFPEWSYPRIRDRKLFSPLGERLLVIMRESGYFHIQATKPDTIGQALTDSPAGLAAYIFEKFSLPTNPDYINYPDGKLTERFELDDLLNNVMVHWIGGRFTASMRSYKEIIQLYPTLMPLQRLVITVPTGYAAFPHEASGTPEHWLKYRFANVVSYSLLPDGGHFAALEQPKLFAEDLRKFSKATEEFWKEQSKNSEFVRGHHNNFLNVQPPFYIGRILVGSFFPSLVVTSERDQKRMFPFKDYVYTLLRETGYMHIQATKPDTIGHGLTDSPAGLAAYILEKFSVWTNLGFPDCVDGCLLEKFELDDLLNNVMVYWISGSITSSMRLYKETFGNFYDITKYDPVPNSVPLGYADFPQELTFTPENWLSYKYKNVISFTAMPDGGHFAAFEQPKLLAEDLRQFTTKVEEFLEKKIKFVRGHHNNFLCVQPPFYFGRILVGSFFPSLVVTSERDQNRMLLFKDFLWITLRETGYTHLQATKPDTIGHGLTDSPAGLAAYILEKFGTRISLHFSDSLDDCLMEKFELDDLLNNVMVYWISGSITSSMRLYKEVFGNFYDMTKYDQLPNSVPLGYASFPLEFLSTPENWLSYKFKNVLSYTEMPEGGHFAALEQPKLLAEDLRQFTRKVEEFLEKED from the exons ATGGGcttgaaatttcaaattttgttggtCGGCAGTGCGATATTGTTAGGACTCTACTTAACAGGGTTTTTCACACCAGCACCTCCTTCCCTGGATCCAGGGACCGGTTGGTGGGCCAAAGAAGACCAAGCAACTGCGAAAAAGGACACTTCTATTAGGGAGTTCAAGATAACCTTTTCGCAAAAGGACCAGGATGACTTAAAGAGAAGACTCCAGAATACTCGATACTTTGAGAGCTTGGAGGGGACCAACTGGAACTATGGAGTACGGGCAGATTCAATGAAAGTTATAGTCAACCATTGGTTAACAAATTACAG TTGGCCCAAGCAAGAGAAAGTCTTAAACCAGTTCAATCATTTTAAAACCAATATTGAAGGCATCGACATCCATTTCCTGCACGTAAAGCCAAAGGTGAAGCCAGGTCAAAAGGTCAAGCAGATCTTGATGGTGCATGGCTGGCCAGGTTCCTTTTATGAATTTTATAAG GTAATTCCCATGTTGACAGACCCCACCAATCACGGCGGTACAGAAGACGATGTCTTTGAGGTTATTTGTCCTTCTCTGCCCGGTTACGGTTTTTCAGAAGAAGCGCATAAACCAG GTATGGGCCCCATTCAAATTGCAAGAATTTTCAACACTCTTATGCACGAACGACTTGGATTTGATAACTACTACGTCCAAGGGGGCGACTGGGGTAGTACTGTGGTCGAATTCATGTCCCTCTTCTTCCCGCA gTATATCCGAGGTCACCACAATAACTTCCTGATGGTTACACCTCCTTGGATGGGTCTGCGATTGCTGGTCGGCCACTTCTTCCCAGAATGGTCATATCCCAGAATTCGTGATAGGAAATTGTTCAGCCCTCTTGGAGAGCGCTTGTTGGTCATAATGCGTGAGAGTGGATATTTTCACATTCAAGCGACCAAACCCGACACAATAG GACAGGCACTAACAGACTCTCCGGCGGGCCTAGCTGCTTACATCTTCGAGAAGTTTTCGCTCCCGACCAACCCGGACTACATCAACTACCCCGACGGTAAACTGACGGAACGGTTCGAGCTGGACGACCTGCTGAATAATGTCATGGTTCACTGGATCGGGGGCCGATTCACAGCTAGTATGCGATCCTACAAGGAAATTATCCAACTCTATCCAACATTAATGCCGCTTCAACG TTTGGTCATCACCGTGCCGACGGGATATGCAGCGTTCCCCCACGAGGCTTCGGGAACTCCCGAGCACTGGTTGAAGTACAGATTTGCCAATGTTGTCAGCTATTCACTCCTGCCTGACGGCGGACACTTTGCTGCATTGGAACAACCAAAATTATTTGCTGAAGATCTTAGAAAGTTTTCAAAGGCTACAGAGGAATTTTGGAAGGAACAGAGCAAGAATAGTGA ATTTGTAAGAGGACACCATAACAACTTTTTGAATGTGCAACCTCCCTTTTACATTGGCCGAATTCTGGTGGGCAGTTTCTTCCCATCACTTGTGGTGACCTCCGAGAGAGACCAGAAACGGATGTTTCCCTTCAAAGATTATGTTTATACACTGTTAAGAGAGACAGGGTACATGCATATACAAGCTACAAAGCCTGATACCATTG GACATGGACTAACAGATTCCCCAGCGGGTCTGGCGGCTTACATTTTGGAGAAGTTTTCAGTGTGGACCAACCTTGGCTTTCCCGACTGCGTCGATGGTTGTCTGCTGGAGAAGTTTGAGCTGGATGACTTGCTGAACAATGTGATGGTTTACTGGATATCGGGATCCATAACGTCCAGCATGAGATTGTATAAAGAAACATTTGGAAACTTTTACGATATTACCAAGTACGATCC TGTTCCAAATTCTGTGCCACTCGGCTATGCTGACTTCCCTCAAGAGCTGACATTTACGCCAGAGAACTGGTTATCTTACAAGTACAAAAATGTCATTAGTTTCACAGCGATGCCCGACGGCGGCCATTTTGCTGCTTTTGAACAGCCTAAGCTTTTGGCAGAAGACCTCCGTCAGTTTACCACGAAGGTCGAAGAATTTCTTGAAAAGaagattaa ATTTGTAAGAGGACACCATAACAACTTTTTGTGTGTGCAACCTCCCTTTTACTTTGGCCGAATTCTCGTGGGCAGTTTCTTCCCATCACTTGTGGTGACCTCCGAGAGAGACCAGAACCGGATGCTTCTTTTCAAAGATTTCCTTTGGATAACGTTAAGAGAGACAGGGTACACGCATTTACAAGCTACAAAGCCTGATACCATTG GACATGGACTAACAGATTCCCCAGCGGGTCTGGCTGCTTACATTTTAGAGAAGTTTGGGACGAGGATCAGCCTACACTTTTCCGACAGCCTCGATGATTGTCTGATGGAGAAATTTGAGCTGGATGACTTGCTTAACAACGTGATGGTTTACTGGATCTCGGGATCCATAACGTCCAGCATGAGATTGTATAAAGAAGTATTTGGAAACTTTTACGATATGACCAAGTACGATCA